One window of uncultured Methanoregula sp. genomic DNA carries:
- the acs gene encoding acetate--CoA ligase, which yields MQESADLKHEVKYYTPDPSYRTNSWMGDYSWAYNEFLKDPEAFWAKIAKKLHWFSEWDKVREWNYPYAKWFINGKTNITFNCLDRHVQGKNRNKVALIWKGETDDEERVYTYRQLLRDVNRFANGLKELGVTKGDRVCIYMPVIPEQVIAMLACTRIGAVHSVVFGGYGAAALNQRIVGAGAKVVITADMAVRRGKSIPLKHVIEEAIIHAPTVEHLIVLRRELGRPVEIHSEMEMDFYEVVKDASADCPAEVMDSEDPMFILYTSGTTGAPKGIVHTCGGYMVGVYYTTKYIFDLKESDVYWCTADPGWITGHSYVVYGPLLVGGTVLISENTPDYPDPGIWWKMVEEYGVSILYTAPTAIRMFMKLGREWPDKYNLSSLRILGSVGEPLNPEAFEWFYDVIGKSKCPIVDTWWQTETGMHMITTVLGEPMRPGFAGKSIPGVVADVVDKDGKSVEPGKSGLLVIKEPWPSMMRTVYNDDARYRKYWETIPGCYTVGDLAIKATDGNIMVIGRSDDLIVVAGHNIGTAEVESALVSHKAVAEAAVIGKPDHLKGNTIKAFVTLRMGHTPSDRLKNELTYHVRITLGPIAMPSEIEFVDSLPKTRSGKIVRRVLKAKEMGMDPGDVSTLEE from the coding sequence ATGCAAGAGAGCGCGGATTTGAAACACGAAGTCAAGTACTATACGCCTGATCCTTCCTACCGCACCAACAGCTGGATGGGGGATTACAGCTGGGCCTACAATGAGTTCCTCAAAGACCCCGAGGCGTTCTGGGCGAAAATTGCAAAAAAACTCCACTGGTTTTCCGAGTGGGATAAAGTACGGGAATGGAATTATCCCTATGCGAAATGGTTCATCAATGGCAAGACCAACATAACGTTCAACTGTCTTGACCGTCATGTCCAGGGGAAAAACCGGAACAAAGTCGCACTCATCTGGAAGGGTGAGACCGATGATGAAGAGCGGGTCTACACGTACCGCCAGCTCCTCCGCGATGTGAACCGGTTTGCAAACGGTCTCAAGGAACTGGGTGTAACGAAAGGTGATCGCGTCTGTATCTATATGCCGGTGATCCCGGAACAGGTCATTGCCATGCTCGCATGCACCCGCATCGGGGCAGTCCACAGCGTAGTATTCGGAGGGTACGGCGCCGCCGCACTCAACCAGCGGATTGTCGGGGCTGGTGCCAAAGTTGTTATCACCGCGGATATGGCCGTACGCCGTGGCAAGTCCATCCCGCTCAAACATGTGATTGAAGAAGCGATCATCCATGCACCAACGGTTGAACACCTCATTGTCCTGCGCCGGGAGCTTGGACGTCCGGTTGAGATCCACAGCGAGATGGAGATGGATTTTTATGAAGTAGTCAAGGATGCTTCTGCTGACTGCCCGGCAGAAGTGATGGATTCCGAAGACCCCATGTTCATCCTCTATACGAGCGGGACAACGGGAGCTCCCAAAGGGATTGTCCATACATGCGGCGGGTACATGGTCGGGGTCTATTACACTACCAAATATATTTTCGACTTAAAGGAGAGCGATGTGTACTGGTGTACGGCAGACCCGGGTTGGATCACCGGGCACTCCTACGTGGTCTACGGTCCCCTCCTTGTCGGAGGAACGGTGCTCATCTCTGAAAACACCCCGGATTATCCGGATCCCGGCATCTGGTGGAAGATGGTTGAGGAATATGGTGTAAGCATCCTCTACACCGCCCCGACCGCCATCCGGATGTTCATGAAACTGGGCCGCGAGTGGCCGGACAAGTATAACCTCAGTTCCCTGCGCATTCTTGGATCGGTGGGAGAGCCCTTAAACCCCGAGGCCTTCGAGTGGTTTTACGATGTGATCGGTAAGAGTAAGTGCCCGATTGTCGATACCTGGTGGCAGACCGAAACCGGTATGCACATGATCACAACCGTTCTTGGCGAACCGATGCGCCCGGGTTTTGCCGGGAAATCCATACCCGGCGTTGTGGCGGATGTGGTTGACAAGGATGGGAAAAGCGTCGAGCCCGGGAAAAGCGGCCTGCTTGTAATAAAAGAACCCTGGCCATCCATGATGCGAACCGTGTACAATGATGATGCCAGGTACCGCAAATACTGGGAGACAATTCCCGGCTGCTACACGGTTGGCGACCTGGCTATAAAGGCAACTGATGGGAATATCATGGTGATCGGCCGGTCAGACGACCTGATCGTGGTTGCCGGGCACAATATCGGTACTGCCGAGGTGGAAAGTGCGCTCGTGTCCCACAAGGCCGTTGCTGAAGCGGCCGTGATCGGAAAGCCGGATCATCTCAAAGGAAATACCATCAAGGCATTTGTCACGCTGCGGATGGGGCACACCCCCAGTGACCGGCTGAAAAATGAGCTTACCTACCATGTGCGGATCACCCTCGGGCCCATAGCAATGCCCTCAGAGATCGAGTTTGTGGATTCACTGCCCAAGACCCGGAGCGGTAAGATTGTCCGGCGGGTACTTAAGGCAAAAGAGATGGGGATGGACCCCGGTGATGTCTCGACCCTGGAAGAATAA
- a CDS encoding TATA-box-binding protein, which produces MKVRPEDSLKIENIVASAKVTDYLDLPALASQIEGAEYNKKRFPGVVLRMQDPKIAALVFGSGKVVLTGAKSIDNVGRGLNILAGLLRKQGIDIPKKLDFKIQNIVTSADLATAINLNKIAVGFNLDKIEYEPEQFPGLVYRLDDPKVVVLLFGSGKLIITGGKVPEDAKRAVVKILSDLRSLGLI; this is translated from the coding sequence ATGAAGGTCAGACCAGAGGACTCCCTCAAGATCGAAAATATCGTTGCCTCCGCAAAGGTAACGGATTATCTGGATCTACCCGCACTCGCATCCCAGATCGAGGGTGCCGAATACAACAAGAAGCGGTTCCCGGGCGTGGTTCTCCGGATGCAGGATCCGAAGATCGCTGCCCTTGTCTTTGGATCCGGCAAGGTTGTATTAACCGGTGCCAAAAGCATTGACAATGTGGGCAGGGGACTCAATATCCTCGCCGGGCTGCTGCGCAAACAGGGTATCGATATTCCGAAAAAACTGGATTTTAAGATTCAGAATATTGTCACATCTGCGGACCTTGCCACTGCCATTAATCTCAATAAAATTGCCGTCGGTTTCAACCTCGACAAGATCGAGTATGAACCTGAACAGTTTCCTGGACTCGTATATCGTCTTGACGATCCGAAGGTTGTTGTCCTGCTCTTTGGTTCCGGCAAGCTTATCATCACCGGTGGCAAAGTGCCGGAGGACGCGAAGAGGGCCGTTGTCAAGATCCTGTCCGACTTAAGAAGTCTCGGGCTTATATAA
- a CDS encoding TATA-box-binding protein, giving the protein MKVRPEDSLKIENIVASAKVTDYLDLPALSSQIEGAEYNKKRFPGVVLRMQDPKIAALVFGSGKVVLTGAKSIDSLSKGLNILGGLLRKQGIDIPKKLDYKIQNIVTSADLATPINLNKIAVGFNLDRIEYEPEQFPGLVYRLDVPKVVVLLFGSGKLIITGGKEPDDAKKAVVKILSDLRSLGLI; this is encoded by the coding sequence ATGAAGGTCAGACCAGAGGACTCCCTCAAGATCGAAAATATCGTTGCCTCCGCAAAGGTAACGGATTATCTGGATCTACCCGCACTCTCATCCCAGATTGAGGGTGCTGAATACAACAAGAAGCGGTTCCCCGGTGTCGTTCTCCGCATGCAGGATCCCAAGATTGCGGCCCTCGTTTTTGGTTCCGGTAAAGTGGTACTAACCGGCGCCAAGAGTATCGACAGTCTGAGCAAGGGCCTCAACATCCTTGGTGGGCTCCTGCGAAAGCAGGGGATTGATATCCCGAAAAAACTGGATTACAAGATCCAGAATATTGTGACTTCTGCCGATCTTGCCACCCCTATCAATCTCAACAAGATTGCGGTCGGGTTTAACCTGGACCGGATTGAATATGAACCTGAACAGTTCCCCGGTCTCGTATACCGGCTCGATGTTCCGAAAGTTGTCGTGCTCCTCTTTGGATCGGGCAAACTGATCATCACGGGAGGCAAAGAACCTGATGATGCAAAGAAAGCGGTAGTCAAGATCCTGTCCGATCTCAGGAGCCTTGGACTTATCTGA
- a CDS encoding ArsR family transcriptional regulator, translating to MRTENVMYFTEKEEEFANLLIEIGTKRNVAKVLVFLANTPEATSRAIERGTDLRQPEVSIAMRYLIEQSWITSRESKAESKGRPVKIYELAKPIHEIMDSIEKEKKKEATNQLALVQKLRDYIR from the coding sequence ATGAGAACTGAAAACGTGATGTATTTTACCGAAAAAGAAGAGGAGTTTGCAAACCTCCTCATCGAGATTGGGACAAAGCGCAATGTTGCAAAGGTCCTGGTATTCCTGGCAAACACCCCCGAGGCAACTTCCCGTGCTATTGAACGTGGAACCGATCTCCGCCAGCCGGAAGTCAGTATCGCAATGCGCTACCTGATTGAACAGAGCTGGATCACCAGCCGCGAGAGCAAGGCTGAAAGCAAGGGTCGCCCGGTCAAGATCTACGAACTTGCAAAACCGATCCATGAGATCATGGACAGCATCGAGAAAGAAAAGAAGAAAGAGGCGACAAACCAGCTCGCCCTTGTCCAGAAATTACGGGATTATATCCGCTGA
- the rpiA gene encoding ribose-5-phosphate isomerase RpiA — MDEKVQKLASAKQMAGYAAADMVEDGMVVGLGTGSTVYYMIERLSVRIREGIRVSGIPTSYQTAIRAREYGIPLTTLDDHPVIDIAVDGADEVDPRLYLIKGRGAAHTREKCVAAAALQFIVVVDEQKVVKRLSAPVPVEVLPFAVRSVMNQLRALGCIPAIREAVKKDGPVISDNGNFIVDCKFSEISDPRALEMAIADIPGVVESGLFCNFMDKTTVIVGSEKKCRIITSADIIP; from the coding sequence ATGGACGAAAAGGTACAAAAACTCGCGTCTGCCAAGCAGATGGCCGGATATGCGGCAGCCGATATGGTGGAAGACGGCATGGTGGTCGGTCTTGGCACCGGCTCGACCGTTTATTACATGATCGAACGGTTATCTGTCCGGATCCGGGAGGGGATCAGGGTTTCCGGCATACCAACATCGTATCAGACGGCCATAAGGGCCCGCGAATATGGGATACCGCTGACAACACTCGATGATCACCCGGTAATCGATATCGCTGTTGACGGGGCTGATGAAGTGGATCCCCGGCTTTACCTGATAAAGGGGCGGGGAGCAGCCCATACCCGGGAAAAGTGCGTAGCAGCGGCAGCACTGCAGTTCATTGTCGTGGTTGATGAACAGAAGGTTGTAAAACGCCTCAGTGCCCCGGTTCCGGTTGAAGTGCTCCCGTTTGCAGTGCGATCGGTCATGAACCAGCTCCGGGCACTCGGGTGCATACCGGCTATCCGCGAAGCCGTTAAAAAGGACGGCCCGGTCATTTCAGATAACGGGAATTTTATTGTCGACTGTAAGTTCTCTGAGATTTCAGATCCGAGAGCGCTTGAAATGGCTATCGCCGATATCCCGGGAGTAGTTGAAAGCGGGCTCTTCTGTAATTTTATGGATAAAACGACCGTTATTGTCGGAAGCGAAAAAAAGTGCAGGATAATTACATCAGCGGATATAATCCCGTAA
- the surE gene encoding 5'/3'-nucleotidase SurE, producing the protein MRPSILLTNDDGVSSIGLWAAYEALRPIADVTVVAPATQQSAVGRSISIFEPLRANMITINGERAWSVAGKPTDAVIIGLYALKLNPTLVVSGINIGENLSFESVMTSGTIGAALEASNQGVKGIAFSLQVEDQGDKFDDPSTNAQSFDSAKKIVRDVVSRVLTQGFCPHADVINVNIPSAVTGGYEVTRLARKLFHTGVEKRLDPRGRPYFWINGPLYEDAEEGTDVHSVRKGNVSISPITLDCTAHEAHDEIKKIFID; encoded by the coding sequence ATGAGACCCTCGATCCTGCTAACCAATGATGACGGCGTGAGTTCTATCGGACTCTGGGCCGCGTATGAAGCGCTCAGGCCCATTGCGGATGTAACGGTGGTTGCCCCGGCAACCCAGCAGAGCGCGGTCGGCAGATCGATCTCAATCTTTGAGCCCCTGCGGGCAAACATGATCACGATAAACGGTGAACGGGCTTGGTCTGTAGCAGGGAAGCCTACCGATGCCGTGATCATTGGCCTCTATGCACTCAAACTCAACCCGACTCTTGTTGTCAGCGGGATCAATATCGGGGAAAACCTCTCTTTTGAATCCGTCATGACCTCTGGCACCATCGGAGCAGCTCTCGAGGCATCAAACCAGGGTGTCAAGGGTATTGCGTTCTCGCTCCAGGTCGAAGACCAGGGAGACAAGTTCGATGACCCGAGTACGAATGCCCAGAGTTTCGATTCAGCAAAAAAGATCGTTCGGGATGTTGTCTCACGGGTGCTCACACAGGGGTTCTGCCCGCATGCGGATGTAATCAATGTCAACATCCCGTCAGCAGTCACAGGGGGATATGAAGTGACAAGGCTTGCCCGCAAACTCTTCCATACCGGTGTTGAGAAGCGACTCGATCCCCGCGGCCGGCCCTACTTCTGGATCAACGGACCACTCTATGAGGATGCTGAAGAAGGAACAGATGTTCACTCGGTGAGAAAAGGCAATGTATCTATCTCGCCAATAACCCTTGATTGCACGGCACATGAAGCTCACGATGAGATCAAGAAGATCTTTATCGATTAA
- a CDS encoding ATP-grasp domain-containing protein, giving the protein MKVLLAEYTSANDPALAHEGMAMLDVVKSSFERCGYEIVLCGPGDFAAEIERLAPTCDMGLVIAPDNLLSRFTMILEQHTHNLGCGFMTIALCANKVQTSKILAGHGIPVPGEPGAGKRVVKPVKGCGSQGVRLTDDDPGEGEFAERYIEGENFSVSIVPNRVIGDACLYFKGNPPVVLAVNRQFIELNADGSFHYLGGETPVHPAREMEIVNTARKAVEVLGCQGYCGVDVVVADKVYVVDVNPRITTSLVGIVSCMKEEIADLLVAASKGEGPAEVHLEGQARYDTSGKVTKV; this is encoded by the coding sequence ATGAAAGTCCTGCTCGCCGAATACACTTCCGCCAACGACCCCGCTCTCGCACATGAGGGTATGGCAATGCTCGATGTGGTGAAATCCAGTTTCGAGCGCTGCGGGTATGAGATCGTTCTCTGCGGTCCGGGCGATTTTGCTGCCGAGATCGAACGGCTCGCCCCGACCTGCGACATGGGTCTTGTGATTGCTCCCGATAATCTTCTTTCCCGGTTCACGATGATCCTTGAGCAGCATACTCACAATCTCGGCTGCGGGTTTATGACCATAGCACTCTGTGCCAATAAAGTTCAGACCTCAAAGATCCTTGCCGGGCACGGCATACCTGTTCCCGGGGAACCGGGAGCCGGAAAACGGGTAGTAAAACCTGTGAAAGGCTGCGGGTCACAGGGAGTCCGGCTTACGGATGACGATCCTGGTGAAGGTGAATTTGCTGAACGGTATATTGAGGGTGAAAACTTCTCTGTAAGTATCGTCCCGAACCGGGTCATAGGTGATGCCTGCCTCTATTTCAAAGGTAATCCCCCGGTTGTGCTGGCGGTGAACCGGCAGTTTATCGAACTGAACGCAGATGGATCGTTCCACTATCTTGGCGGAGAGACGCCGGTTCATCCCGCCCGGGAAATGGAAATTGTCAATACTGCACGGAAGGCCGTCGAGGTCCTTGGTTGCCAGGGATACTGCGGAGTGGATGTTGTGGTCGCTGACAAGGTTTATGTTGTGGATGTCAACCCCCGGATAACGACAAGCTTAGTCGGAATCGTGTCCTGCATGAAGGAAGAGATAGCCGATCTCCTGGTTGCAGCCTCTAAGGGTGAGGGCCCGGCTGAGGTCCATCTTGAGGGTCAGGCCCGGTATGACACGTCTGGCAAGGTAACAAAGGTATGA
- a CDS encoding hydantoinase/oxoprolinase family protein, whose protein sequence is MIGIDIGGANLKVVDEDGVHIHYCPLWENAPITRMLEPYVRDRNDPAAVVMSGELADCFDNKMQGISFIVEAVQKAFPAARFYGMDARFHDRVVPQLAAANWLASADYLRTTYPDAVLLDIGSTTADIIPLSQFDRLLGLTDLMRLRAGYLMYTGMLRTNIATLLRSVDPGGIPTPVSTEFFAISADAHLVLGHIDSSLYTCDTPDRKEKTPDASLRRLARVVCADLDEIGNDGALRIAAQFWDYQRDLICEQVRNIVAGSGAERVIVAGIGAPLFAKELGAIDLMQELGPVADALPAYAVRELALSGRIRDGNSGL, encoded by the coding sequence ATGATCGGGATCGATATTGGCGGGGCGAACCTGAAAGTTGTGGATGAGGATGGCGTCCATATTCATTACTGCCCGCTCTGGGAGAATGCTCCCATCACCCGGATGCTGGAACCGTATGTGCGGGACCGTAATGACCCCGCTGCAGTTGTAATGAGCGGGGAACTTGCCGACTGTTTTGATAATAAGATGCAGGGAATCTCTTTCATTGTCGAGGCAGTCCAAAAAGCATTTCCCGCTGCCCGGTTTTATGGTATGGATGCCCGGTTTCATGACAGGGTCGTCCCGCAGCTGGCTGCAGCCAACTGGCTGGCGTCTGCGGATTATCTCAGAACTACCTATCCCGATGCAGTTCTGCTCGATATCGGCAGTACGACTGCGGATATCATCCCGCTCAGCCAATTTGACCGGCTCCTGGGCCTTACCGATCTCATGCGACTCCGGGCCGGTTATCTCATGTATACCGGGATGCTCCGGACCAATATCGCAACCCTGCTCCGATCAGTTGATCCCGGTGGTATCCCCACTCCTGTCAGCACGGAATTTTTTGCCATCAGCGCTGATGCCCATCTCGTTCTGGGTCACATCGATTCCTCACTGTACACGTGCGACACACCGGACCGGAAAGAGAAAACCCCGGATGCGTCCCTTCGCCGTCTCGCCCGGGTTGTCTGTGCTGATCTCGATGAGATTGGTAATGATGGAGCGCTCCGGATTGCAGCACAATTCTGGGACTACCAGAGAGACCTGATCTGCGAACAGGTACGGAACATTGTTGCCGGGTCCGGGGCGGAACGGGTCATCGTGGCCGGGATCGGAGCCCCTCTCTTTGCAAAGGAACTTGGCGCGATTGATCTCATGCAAGAGCTCGGGCCCGTTGCTGATGCATTACCGGCTTATGCGGTCAGGGAACTGGCCTTATCCGGAAGAATCCGTGACGGGAATTCCGGACTGTGA